One segment of Trichlorobacter ammonificans DNA contains the following:
- a CDS encoding MCP four helix bundle domain-containing protein, whose protein sequence is MQWFYNLTLKAKLLTGFMLVAIVAGIIGGVGIYDINKIEKADKTLYEKVTVPLGNISEVATAFQRLRVNARDIITATSAEDNKRFQGRIKELRETIDKEAAEFEKTILTDEGRKLFEEFKRAKAAYGPLLDKVVALAMENKNTEALALLHGEAGKASRDEQNAIEKLVESKLKQGRLVAAENAATAKQATTLMAICLTIGVVLSIGLGFFIAAIVGKQLGGDPKEVGEIANLVGRGDLSREISLQSGDTTSVMASMANMVEAIKALTRDAGMLSDAAIAGKLATRADASQHQGDFQKIVVGVNDTLDAVIGPLNVAAEYVDRISKGDIPPRITDSYNGDFNEIKNNLNQCIDAVNALVADANLLSQAAVEGKLATRADATKHQGDFRRIVSGVNDTLDAVIGPLNVAAEYVDRISKGDIPPRITDSYNGDFNEIKNNLNQCIDAVNALVADANLLSQAAVEGKLATRADATKHQGDFRRIVSGVNDTLDAVIGPLNVAADYVDKISKGDIPAKISDSYNGDFNTIKNNLNTCIDAVNSLVSDANLLSKAAVDGKLATRADASKHQGDFRKIVQGVNDTLDAVIGPLNVAAEYVERISKGDMPKVITDSYNGDFNAIKNNLNVLIEATNSITANAKLVAQGNLMVELKKRSEQDELMESLQNMVDKLKEVVREVQAAADDVATGGKELAATAQSLSQGATEQAASAEEVSSSMEEMSSSIKQNADNASQTEKISNKSAADAREGGKAVQETVAAMKEIATKISIIEEIARQTNLLALNAAIEAARAGEHGKGFAVVASEVRKLAERSQTAAGEISELSGRSVQVAEAAGQMLTAILPDIQRTAELVQEISASSKEQDAGADQINKAIQQLDQVIQQNASAAEEMASTTEELTSQAEQLKATISFFQLDTHGMQRALPHRSAPAVSKRSLPPAHTAAKPSKTGGGVQIDLGSTAKDHLDDEFEKF, encoded by the coding sequence ATGCAGTGGTTCTACAATCTTACCCTGAAGGCAAAACTGCTCACCGGTTTCATGCTGGTTGCCATTGTTGCCGGCATTATCGGCGGCGTCGGCATTTACGATATCAACAAGATCGAAAAAGCGGACAAAACACTCTATGAAAAAGTTACCGTTCCCTTGGGCAACATCAGTGAGGTCGCAACCGCGTTTCAACGCTTGCGCGTAAATGCCCGCGACATCATTACCGCCACCAGCGCTGAAGATAACAAGCGATTTCAGGGGCGCATCAAAGAGCTGCGTGAAACCATTGACAAAGAGGCAGCGGAGTTTGAAAAGACTATTTTAACGGACGAAGGCCGGAAACTGTTTGAAGAATTCAAGCGGGCCAAAGCTGCCTATGGCCCCTTACTTGACAAGGTCGTGGCGCTGGCCATGGAAAACAAAAATACTGAGGCCCTGGCGCTCCTGCATGGTGAAGCGGGCAAAGCCTCCCGTGACGAGCAGAATGCCATTGAAAAGCTGGTTGAGTCGAAACTAAAGCAAGGGAGACTGGTTGCAGCTGAAAACGCAGCAACCGCCAAGCAGGCCACCACACTTATGGCCATCTGTCTGACTATCGGGGTGGTGCTTTCTATCGGTCTCGGCTTCTTCATAGCTGCCATCGTCGGCAAGCAGCTTGGCGGCGATCCCAAAGAGGTGGGGGAAATCGCCAACCTGGTGGGTCGTGGCGACCTGTCCCGCGAGATCAGCCTGCAAAGCGGCGATACCACCAGCGTGATGGCCTCCATGGCCAACATGGTGGAGGCGATCAAGGCCCTGACCAGGGATGCCGGCATGTTATCCGACGCTGCCATTGCGGGCAAGCTTGCCACCCGTGCCGATGCCTCCCAGCACCAGGGTGATTTCCAGAAGATCGTGGTGGGTGTCAACGACACCCTGGACGCGGTGATTGGTCCCCTGAACGTGGCTGCCGAGTACGTGGACCGCATTTCCAAGGGCGACATTCCGCCGAGGATCACCGACAGCTACAACGGCGACTTCAACGAAATCAAGAACAACCTCAACCAGTGTATTGACGCCGTCAACGCCCTGGTTGCCGATGCCAACCTGCTCTCCCAGGCGGCGGTTGAGGGCAAACTTGCCACCCGTGCCGATGCCACCAAGCACCAGGGGGATTTCCGCAGGATCGTGTCCGGGGTCAACGACACCCTGGATGCGGTGATTGGTCCCTTGAACGTGGCTGCCGAGTACGTGGACCGCATTTCCAAGGGTGACATTCCGCCGAGGATCACCGACAGCTACAACGGCGACTTCAACGAGATCAAGAACAACCTCAACCAGTGTATTGACGCCGTCAACGCCCTGGTTGCCGATGCCAACCTGCTCTCCCAGGCGGCGGTTGAGGGCAAACTTGCCACCCGTGCCGATGCCACCAAGCACCAGGGGGATTTCCGCAGGATCGTATCCGGGGTCAACGACACCCTGGATGCCGTCATCGGCCCCCTGAATGTGGCTGCAGACTATGTTGACAAGATATCAAAAGGCGATATTCCCGCCAAAATCAGCGACAGCTACAACGGTGACTTCAACACCATCAAGAACAACCTGAACACCTGCATTGATGCGGTGAACAGCCTGGTATCCGACGCCAACCTGCTCTCCAAGGCAGCAGTTGACGGCAAACTTGCCACCCGTGCCGATGCTTCCAAGCACCAGGGGGATTTCCGCAAGATCGTCCAGGGTGTCAACGACACCCTGGATGCGGTGATTGGTCCCTTGAACGTGGCTGCCGAGTACGTGGAGCGCATCTCCAAGGGTGACATGCCCAAAGTCATTACGGACAGCTACAACGGCGACTTCAACGCCATCAAGAACAACCTGAACGTGCTGATCGAAGCCACCAACTCCATCACTGCCAACGCCAAGCTGGTTGCCCAGGGCAACCTGATGGTTGAGCTGAAGAAGCGCAGCGAGCAGGATGAGCTGATGGAATCGTTGCAGAACATGGTGGACAAGTTGAAAGAGGTGGTGCGTGAAGTCCAGGCTGCTGCCGACGACGTTGCCACCGGCGGGAAGGAGCTGGCGGCAACCGCCCAGTCCCTATCCCAGGGAGCAACCGAGCAGGCGGCAAGCGCCGAAGAGGTCTCAAGCTCCATGGAGGAGATGTCCTCCAGCATCAAGCAGAACGCCGACAACGCCTCCCAGACCGAGAAGATCTCCAACAAGTCCGCTGCCGATGCCCGCGAGGGCGGCAAGGCGGTTCAGGAGACGGTGGCTGCCATGAAGGAGATTGCCACCAAGATCAGCATCATTGAAGAGATTGCCCGCCAGACCAACCTTCTGGCCTTGAACGCCGCCATTGAGGCGGCGAGAGCCGGCGAGCACGGCAAGGGATTTGCGGTGGTTGCCAGCGAAGTGAGAAAGCTTGCGGAAAGAAGCCAGACCGCAGCCGGCGAGATATCCGAACTGTCGGGCAGAAGCGTTCAGGTTGCCGAGGCTGCCGGTCAGATGCTGACCGCCATCTTGCCGGACATCCAGCGTACTGCCGAACTGGTGCAGGAGATCAGCGCCTCCAGCAAGGAGCAGGATGCCGGTGCCGACCAGATCAACAAGGCGATCCAGCAACTGGATCAGGTGATCCAGCAGAATGCCTCGGCAGCGGAAGAGATGGCTTCCACCACGGAAGAGCTGACCAGCCAGGCCGAGCAGTTGAAGGCCACCATCTCCTTCTTCCAGTTGGACACTCACGGCATGCAGCGTGCCCTTCCCCACCGGTCGGCACCTGCGGTATCGAAACGGTCGCTGCCGCCGGCACACACCGCGGCCAAACCCTCCAAAACAGGAGGCGGCGTGCAGATCGACCTGGGAAGCACAGCAAAAGACCACCTGGATGACGAATTCGAAAAATTCTGA
- a CDS encoding chemotaxis protein CheW: protein MADPGVLEATQYLSFMLDQEVFAVDVARVREILEYKGTTRIPQTPAYLRGVINLRGSVVPVVDLRLLFGMPAVEHTINTCVIVLEINVEGDTVVAGALADSVREVLELEATEVEAAPRLGSRLNTDFIKGMGKRNEQFLMLLDIDRVFGDETIGVIRQTGGTAAEADETA from the coding sequence ATGGCGGACCCTGGTGTGCTGGAAGCGACTCAATACTTGTCGTTCATGTTGGATCAAGAGGTCTTTGCGGTGGATGTTGCCAGGGTGCGGGAAATTCTCGAATACAAGGGAACCACCCGCATACCGCAGACCCCCGCCTACCTGCGGGGCGTGATCAACCTGCGGGGCAGTGTGGTGCCGGTCGTTGATCTGCGCTTGCTGTTCGGAATGCCGGCCGTGGAGCATACCATCAACACCTGTGTCATCGTGCTGGAGATCAACGTTGAGGGAGACACCGTCGTAGCCGGCGCGCTGGCCGACTCGGTCCGGGAAGTGCTGGAGCTGGAGGCGACCGAGGTTGAGGCGGCACCGCGCCTGGGATCGCGCCTGAACACCGACTTCATCAAGGGGATGGGCAAACGGAACGAGCAATTCCTGATGCTGCTGGATATTGATCGGGTCTTCGGGGACGAAACCATCGGCGTCATCCGGCAAACCGGCGGCACTGCGGCAGAAGCTGACGAAACCGCCTGA
- a CDS encoding sigma-54-dependent Fis family transcriptional regulator, translating to MNMPTVLIVDDDRDVLATFSYILHSGGFTVHTAGSTEDALHCLSHRQCDIAIVDIHLGSATGVDLLRRLVTSEPFLQVILITGHPQVETASEAVRLGACDYLSKPILPNELLNAAHRALTRRRLMEQGERHRADLQAIFASLSDGVIMVDRTGSVCLSNDSYRHICGFLEDDGKLRKPEDRPPCAGVCLRSIQLSLANGVQQRLERFRCLRPDRQNQVVTLSTSPIRTPDGAINGIVLVLRDESRIEELESQLHIRRGFGRLVGSSPAMQLLYSRIETLADLPSTVLIQGESGTGKELVAEALHTTGNRHSRPFVRVNCSALSDTLLESELFGHVRGAFTGAVANRVGRFQRADGGTIFLDEIGDISPAMQMRLLRVLQEREFERVGDSTPLTVDVRVIAATNQDLLEQVRQGRFREDLYYRLNVVKLALPPLRDRMDDLEHLVIHFTERYAAAFSKPVSGISDAALHLFRSWHWPGNVRELQHVVEHAVILCRSERIDLCDLPQDLLHPQPLHFRPPSTPPPLSAPPLSIHEAIRRCNGNKAKAARLLGISRRTLYRHLEP from the coding sequence ATGAACATGCCTACGGTTCTGATTGTCGACGATGACCGCGATGTCCTGGCAACGTTCAGCTACATCCTGCACAGCGGCGGTTTCACGGTCCATACCGCAGGTTCCACGGAGGATGCCCTGCACTGTCTGTCACACCGTCAGTGCGATATTGCCATCGTGGACATTCACCTGGGCTCCGCCACCGGCGTTGATCTTCTGCGACGCCTCGTCACCAGTGAGCCGTTCCTGCAGGTTATACTGATTACCGGGCATCCCCAGGTGGAAACCGCCTCCGAGGCGGTGCGTCTCGGAGCTTGTGACTACCTGTCCAAGCCGATCCTCCCCAATGAACTGCTGAATGCGGCACACCGCGCCCTCACCCGCCGGCGTCTGATGGAGCAGGGAGAACGGCACCGTGCCGACCTCCAGGCCATATTCGCCTCCCTGTCCGACGGTGTCATAATGGTGGACCGCACGGGCAGTGTCTGTCTGAGTAACGACTCCTATCGTCATATCTGCGGTTTTCTCGAGGATGACGGAAAACTTCGAAAACCGGAGGACCGACCTCCCTGCGCAGGTGTCTGCCTGCGCAGCATCCAGCTCTCCCTCGCCAACGGTGTTCAGCAACGGCTTGAACGATTCCGCTGTCTCCGTCCCGACCGACAGAATCAGGTGGTAACCCTGAGCACCTCCCCCATCCGGACACCGGACGGTGCGATCAACGGCATTGTACTGGTGTTGCGTGACGAAAGCCGCATCGAGGAACTCGAAAGCCAGTTGCATATCCGCCGGGGGTTCGGCAGGCTCGTCGGCTCCAGTCCTGCCATGCAACTGCTCTACAGCCGGATTGAAACACTGGCCGACCTGCCCAGCACGGTGCTGATTCAGGGTGAAAGCGGCACGGGCAAGGAACTGGTGGCGGAAGCACTGCACACCACCGGCAACCGGCACAGTCGCCCGTTTGTCAGGGTCAACTGCTCGGCCCTCTCCGACACGCTCCTGGAAAGCGAGCTGTTCGGTCACGTCCGGGGCGCGTTCACCGGTGCCGTTGCCAACCGTGTCGGCCGCTTCCAGCGAGCCGACGGCGGCACGATTTTTCTCGACGAAATCGGCGATATTTCACCGGCCATGCAGATGCGGCTTCTGCGGGTGCTTCAGGAGCGCGAGTTCGAGCGGGTGGGCGACTCCACCCCTCTTACGGTGGATGTCAGGGTAATTGCCGCAACCAACCAGGATCTGCTGGAGCAGGTACGCCAGGGACGCTTCCGGGAAGACCTCTATTACCGCCTCAATGTGGTCAAGCTGGCTCTTCCTCCCCTGCGGGACCGGATGGACGACCTTGAGCATCTGGTGATTCACTTCACTGAACGCTATGCCGCTGCCTTTTCGAAGCCGGTAAGCGGCATTTCGGACGCGGCCCTGCACCTGTTCCGCTCCTGGCACTGGCCCGGCAACGTACGGGAACTGCAGCATGTGGTCGAACACGCCGTCATTCTCTGCAGATCGGAACGGATTGACCTCTGTGACCTGCCCCAGGATCTGCTGCATCCCCAGCCGCTCCATTTCCGGCCACCATCAACACCTCCCCCCCTTTCCGCTCCGCCCCTCAGTATTCACGAGGCGATCCGCCGCTGCAACGGCAACAAGGCCAAAGCAGCCCGCCTGCTGGGGATCAGTCGCCGCACCCTGTACCGCCACCTGGAGCCGTAA
- a CDS encoding PocR ligand-binding domain-containing protein produces MSDLIDAVAVQEMMNDYYTLTGIGIGIIDRNGTVLVGTGWQDICVSFHRAHPESCRHCLESDLELSGSITPGTFKAYRCKNNMWDIATPIMLGDRHIGTIFLGQFLYDDEVPDYDLFRAQARRYGYDETAYLTALDRVPRWSRETVRTAMSYYSKLARLISSLTFSNALLTDSLKLGATSTHLLGQQMLAMENIDRCLSLDPTTPVPPAAAEPVHDDRSPVPEQDVMRRFLRGWSLIQERIRTSRALERAKQEWEQTFDAVPDLIAIIDTNHKILRVNRAMARKCGTTPSDLVGRHCFEVMHGGTCPPAFCLHNQVLTAPAEYSGEIHEPLLNGIYDVTVSPLYHPDGSVRASVHVARDITRRKRAEQERERLEEQVRHAERLHAVGTLAGGVAHDFNNILAVITGYGHIVQTGLPADHPQQDNLRMIMEAAGRAAHLTRDLLLFSRKNPANRQPLDLSMILHRAERFLDRLIGTNISLVIVSEPRDPLLVYGDEQQLGQVIMNLATNARDAMPDGGMISIGIEEVELTADEAVALGLVSRGRYARITVSDSGVGISPDRLTSIFDPFYTTKEPGKGTGLGLSIVYGIIKSHDGSIQAASTPGSGTTFTMHLPVCGDQTLSAELGHLP; encoded by the coding sequence TTGTCCGATCTGATTGATGCCGTCGCCGTTCAGGAAATGATGAACGACTACTACACCCTGACCGGCATCGGCATCGGCATCATCGACCGGAACGGCACGGTACTGGTTGGTACCGGTTGGCAGGATATCTGCGTCTCCTTCCACCGAGCCCACCCGGAATCATGTCGCCACTGCCTGGAAAGCGATCTGGAACTTTCCGGCAGCATTACACCGGGAACTTTCAAGGCCTACCGCTGTAAGAACAATATGTGGGACATCGCCACACCGATTATGCTGGGCGACCGACACATCGGCACTATCTTCCTGGGGCAGTTTCTCTACGATGACGAAGTCCCCGACTACGACCTGTTCCGTGCCCAGGCACGGCGGTACGGATACGATGAAACCGCATACCTTACCGCGCTTGACCGCGTCCCGCGCTGGAGTCGGGAAACGGTCCGGACAGCCATGAGTTATTACTCCAAGCTGGCTCGACTGATCTCGTCCCTGACTTTCAGCAATGCCCTGCTGACTGACTCCCTGAAACTGGGGGCGACGAGTACGCATCTTCTGGGGCAACAGATGCTGGCGATGGAAAATATCGACCGCTGCCTCTCCCTGGACCCGACGACTCCCGTCCCGCCAGCAGCTGCCGAACCTGTCCACGACGATAGGTCGCCCGTACCGGAGCAGGACGTCATGCGTCGTTTTCTGCGTGGCTGGTCACTGATCCAGGAGCGTATCCGCACCTCGCGAGCCTTGGAACGGGCCAAACAGGAGTGGGAACAAACCTTCGACGCTGTTCCCGACCTGATTGCCATCATCGACACAAACCACAAAATTCTGCGGGTCAACCGTGCCATGGCCCGAAAATGCGGTACGACACCGTCCGATCTGGTCGGCAGACACTGCTTCGAAGTCATGCACGGGGGCACCTGTCCTCCTGCATTCTGCCTCCACAATCAGGTACTCACCGCTCCCGCCGAATATTCCGGAGAAATCCACGAACCGCTCTTAAATGGCATTTATGACGTCACGGTTTCCCCACTGTATCATCCTGACGGCTCCGTACGGGCCAGCGTTCATGTTGCCCGCGACATCACCCGCCGAAAACGGGCCGAGCAGGAACGGGAGCGCCTGGAAGAGCAGGTGCGCCACGCAGAGCGTCTGCACGCCGTCGGTACGCTTGCCGGAGGTGTCGCCCACGACTTCAACAACATTCTTGCCGTCATTACCGGCTATGGCCACATCGTTCAGACGGGTTTACCGGCAGATCACCCCCAGCAGGATAACCTGCGAATGATCATGGAGGCTGCCGGGCGTGCCGCCCACCTGACCCGCGACCTGCTGTTGTTCAGCAGAAAAAATCCGGCAAACCGCCAGCCTCTTGACCTGAGCATGATTCTCCACCGGGCGGAGCGTTTTCTCGACCGGCTCATCGGCACCAATATTTCGCTGGTCATCGTTTCCGAACCCAGGGACCCGCTGCTGGTCTACGGAGATGAGCAACAACTGGGACAAGTCATCATGAACCTTGCCACCAACGCCCGGGATGCCATGCCTGACGGCGGGATGATCAGCATTGGTATCGAGGAAGTGGAGCTCACTGCCGACGAGGCCGTTGCGCTGGGACTTGTCTCTCGAGGCCGTTACGCCCGAATAACCGTCAGTGACTCGGGAGTTGGCATTTCCCCGGACAGGCTCACCAGCATCTTCGACCCCTTTTATACTACCAAGGAGCCGGGCAAGGGGACCGGCCTGGGACTTTCCATCGTGTACGGCATCATCAAGAGCCACGACGGCTCCATCCAGGCTGCCAGCACGCCGGGCAGCGGCACAACCTTCACCATGCATCTCCCTGTCTGCGGCGATCAGACGCTTTCGGCGGAGCTTGGCCACCTGCCATGA
- a CDS encoding ATP-binding response regulator, which yields MSSAEQDKPKALIVDDDAMVLQMVAAILELHGFETWRCSDVTAACTLLEQVEPDVLLTDIRMPGRSGTDLLKFVQEQGGTFPVIVMTGYTDFDTAIDAVKGNAFDFIRKPFDPQYLVQAVKRAVEHYRLLALEREYRTRLEREVQQKTMEILQASRLKSEFLHNISHEIRTPANGIVGMLSLARETEGKRERDEYLGYAEFSARQLVRIVDDLVTFSGIVTGSLKPSLVAGSADTLINRALDRVTGGSARRDLAFEIKIAPDIPERLLLETTLLEMALFQLFENEMKFAVAGSVSVQVDYDTTASLLVFDIRDSGPGIPAERLKRIKEPFVQGDGSHTRPQGGLGIGLSIVARTASCLGGSFTLDSSPEGGSRFVFSVPAQPL from the coding sequence ATGAGTTCAGCGGAACAGGACAAGCCGAAGGCGTTGATCGTTGATGATGATGCCATGGTATTGCAGATGGTTGCCGCCATTCTGGAGTTGCACGGCTTTGAAACATGGCGCTGCAGTGATGTCACAGCGGCCTGCACGCTGCTTGAACAGGTGGAGCCCGATGTGTTGCTGACCGACATTAGGATGCCCGGCAGAAGCGGCACCGACCTGCTTAAGTTCGTCCAGGAACAGGGGGGGACGTTCCCGGTCATCGTGATGACCGGCTATACTGATTTTGATACGGCAATTGATGCGGTCAAGGGAAATGCCTTCGATTTCATTAGGAAGCCGTTTGATCCGCAGTACCTGGTTCAGGCGGTGAAACGCGCCGTAGAGCACTACCGGCTGCTGGCGCTGGAACGGGAGTATCGCACTCGCCTGGAGCGGGAAGTACAGCAAAAAACCATGGAAATTCTGCAGGCATCAAGGCTGAAAAGCGAGTTTCTGCATAACATTTCCCATGAGATTCGCACTCCGGCCAACGGCATCGTGGGAATGCTTTCGCTGGCTCGTGAAACCGAAGGGAAGAGGGAGCGGGATGAATACCTGGGATACGCGGAATTTTCCGCCCGGCAACTGGTCAGGATTGTCGATGATCTGGTGACCTTTTCCGGTATTGTAACCGGCTCGCTAAAGCCATCCCTTGTTGCCGGCTCTGCCGACACGTTGATCAATCGCGCTCTGGACCGGGTAACCGGCGGCAGCGCCCGGCGCGACCTCGCTTTCGAGATAAAGATTGCTCCGGATATTCCCGAACGGTTGCTGCTTGAGACGACGCTGCTCGAAATGGCGTTGTTCCAACTTTTCGAAAACGAGATGAAGTTTGCAGTTGCCGGTAGCGTCAGCGTTCAGGTTGACTATGACACGACCGCTTCTTTGCTTGTCTTTGATATTCGGGACAGTGGTCCCGGTATTCCCGCGGAACGGCTCAAGCGGATTAAAGAGCCGTTCGTCCAGGGGGACGGCTCCCACACTCGTCCTCAGGGAGGGCTCGGTATCGGCCTCAGTATTGTGGCGCGAACCGCCTCCTGTCTGGGGGGCAGTTTTACTCTTGACAGTTCCCCGGAAGGTGGTTCCCGATTTGTGTTTTCCGTCCCTGCACAGCCGCTTTGA
- a CDS encoding deoxycytidylate deaminase, whose protein sequence is MSRPSWDQYFIDITHLVATRSTCLRRQVGALLVKNRNILATGYNGTPSGIRHCEETGCLRERLQVPSGERHELCRGLHAEQNAIIQAARHGINIDGSTLYCTTMPCIICSKMLINAGIRRIVYEGGYADELAREMVAESGIECCRFQRESEEGVAP, encoded by the coding sequence ATGTCCCGCCCATCCTGGGATCAGTACTTCATCGATATTACCCATCTCGTGGCAACCCGCTCTACCTGCCTGCGTCGCCAGGTTGGGGCGCTGCTGGTGAAAAACCGCAATATCCTGGCAACCGGGTACAATGGCACACCATCCGGTATCAGGCATTGCGAAGAGACCGGCTGTCTGCGGGAGCGGTTGCAGGTGCCCTCCGGGGAACGCCACGAGCTGTGCCGGGGACTGCATGCGGAACAGAATGCCATCATCCAGGCCGCTCGTCACGGTATCAATATAGACGGGTCGACACTGTACTGTACCACCATGCCCTGTATCATCTGCAGCAAGATGCTGATCAATGCCGGTATCCGCCGGATTGTTTATGAAGGGGGCTATGCCGACGAACTGGCTCGGGAAATGGTGGCCGAATCCGGTATCGAGTGTTGCCGGTTTCAGCGGGAGAGCGAGGAGGGAGTGGCCCCATGA
- the nrdR gene encoding transcriptional regulator NrdR produces the protein MKCPFCAHADSKVVDSRPDKGGAAIRRRRECEACQKRFTTYERVEEMLPLVCKKDGRREQYDRMKVVSGIKKACEKRPVSVESIERMADRLESRLQESSEREIPSSLIGEWIMKELHGTDEVAYVRFASVYRSFKDISEFMEELQELLNK, from the coding sequence ATGAAATGTCCTTTTTGTGCCCATGCCGACAGCAAGGTGGTGGACTCCCGGCCCGACAAGGGAGGAGCGGCCATCCGGCGGCGGCGGGAGTGTGAAGCCTGCCAGAAGCGGTTCACTACCTACGAGCGGGTAGAGGAGATGTTGCCGCTGGTCTGCAAAAAAGATGGCAGGCGGGAGCAGTATGACCGGATGAAGGTAGTTTCGGGAATCAAAAAGGCCTGCGAAAAGCGCCCTGTCTCCGTGGAATCCATTGAACGGATGGCAGACCGCCTTGAGTCGCGTCTGCAAGAAAGTAGTGAGCGGGAAATTCCTTCTTCGCTGATCGGCGAGTGGATCATGAAGGAGTTGCACGGCACGGATGAAGTCGCCTACGTCAGATTTGCTTCGGTGTATCGTTCGTTCAAGGATATCAGTGAGTTTATGGAAGAACTTCAAGAGTTGCTTAATAAATAA
- the ribD gene encoding bifunctional diaminohydroxyphosphoribosylaminopyrimidine deaminase/5-amino-6-(5-phosphoribosylamino)uracil reductase RibD: MSKPALDIRYMKRALALARRGIGKTSPNPAVGCVIVKNGSVVGEGWHRRAGTPHAEIHALDMAGEAARGADLYVTLEPCCHQGATPPCTDALIAAGVRRVVAGMVDPNPLVAGKGLEELRGAGIVVESGLLETDCRELNPGFIKFVTTGLPHVIYKTAMTLDGAIATITGHSRWVTGEEARVQVHRLRARCDAVMVGVDTIIVDNPQLTVRHVRGRDPLRVVVDTRLRTPESVAVLSGPQAKKTIIATCETNPRVHRRYQVQGATVLVCEEQGGRVSMPDLLGKLGEMGVRTLLLEGGSRLAGDMVQAGLIDEFMLFYAPKIIGSDGFSAFALQGITTMDQAIRLRILDVRMFGPDVLVHAVPEAPCSRG; the protein is encoded by the coding sequence ATGTCGAAACCTGCGCTCGACATACGGTATATGAAGCGGGCCCTGGCCCTGGCCCGTCGCGGCATCGGCAAAACATCGCCCAATCCTGCGGTGGGGTGTGTCATCGTCAAGAATGGAAGCGTGGTGGGGGAGGGGTGGCACCGTCGAGCCGGCACACCCCATGCCGAAATTCATGCGCTGGACATGGCTGGCGAGGCTGCACGCGGGGCGGATCTTTATGTGACGCTGGAGCCGTGCTGCCACCAGGGGGCCACACCACCGTGTACCGATGCCTTGATTGCCGCCGGTGTCCGTCGTGTCGTTGCGGGGATGGTTGATCCTAATCCGCTGGTGGCGGGCAAGGGGTTGGAAGAGCTGCGCGGTGCCGGTATTGTGGTGGAGAGCGGCCTCCTTGAGACGGACTGTCGGGAGCTGAATCCCGGATTCATCAAGTTTGTGACTACCGGGCTGCCCCATGTCATCTACAAGACCGCCATGACCCTTGACGGCGCCATTGCCACCATTACCGGTCATTCCCGCTGGGTAACGGGTGAAGAGGCCCGGGTGCAGGTACATCGTCTGCGTGCCCGTTGCGACGCGGTTATGGTGGGGGTCGATACGATCATTGTGGACAATCCCCAGTTGACAGTGCGTCATGTCAGGGGACGAGATCCGCTGCGGGTGGTCGTGGACACCCGCTTGAGAACACCGGAATCGGTAGCGGTGCTGAGCGGCCCCCAGGCGAAGAAAACCATCATCGCCACCTGCGAGACCAATCCGCGGGTACATCGCCGGTATCAGGTGCAGGGAGCAACCGTGCTGGTCTGCGAGGAACAGGGGGGCCGGGTGTCCATGCCGGACCTGCTGGGCAAGCTGGGAGAAATGGGGGTGCGGACCCTCCTGTTGGAAGGGGGTAGCCGCTTGGCCGGCGACATGGTTCAGGCCGGGTTGATCGACGAGTTCATGCTGTTCTATGCACCCAAGATCATCGGCAGTGACGGCTTTTCCGCCTTTGCCCTGCAGGGAATCACGACCATGGACCAGGCGATCAGGCTGCGCATTCTCGATGTGCGGATGTTCGGTCCCGACGTGCTGGTTCACGCTGTTCCGGAGGCGCCATGTTCACGGGGCTGA